A window of the Chloroflexus sp. Y-396-1 genome harbors these coding sequences:
- a CDS encoding DUF2298 domain-containing protein — translation MNGLAGEVLVWWLTAQLFTIVGWPAAVRLFGHLPGMAFAFARPLGLLLTGFTAWLLAMLGLGRFELPLIVICLLIIGVSGWFWLWRDTQRCLPPLNAVISGETIFLITLIGMVWLRAHDPTPWGTERPMDFAFFNAIQRSSLFPPKDPWLAGYSINYYYFGYLLMAVPAMVSGLPSATAYNLALALLAGMTAQGAAGLIEVLLNLLRRPPPGFIRSTLGILGALMILVAGNQSGAIQVIVGDERAVVLDDRQLMTALGQALRGESVIVLPYPTNAQDFGVVEGWRRSDKWNNFNWWWPSRSLWDSYTIAGEPPRRERRYTITEFPFFSLRLGDMHPHVMALPFATLAIGLALAVSTLAGSGHAPTNTGNRRTDWFIRILHGIILGSLYAINSWELPTYLLLYWGSLALVYWQSHAVFRWWQWLREVVISILIAAVMFLPFHLTFRAPVGSATPWLDIPLLGRLTSIIGIYLGERSGWHTFVIIFGLMALPIIAGSYLYPSGVANVTESEAATPRWLRWLPLILLIGGLLVGFPLLALSGLAAYTGWRALTASDSGFRFGMLVTALGSIILLAVEIIYIRDVFEGLSARMNTVFKFYYQVWLLWSILAPVALWWVWMQANGWRRLVASLVSAGTLLLLTGAFIYPWLVVRDIAQGPLIGLNGYTPREQTAAGAAAIAWLRRHAPAGSVVLEAVAVENEAAVAAGREAPRCGGSYNWQGFGGVAAASGYPTVLGWVGHEMQWRGGDPKALAELGPRCIAVDTIYRSGDLNRIRSLIEQYDIDYIYVGGLERERYPTESLAILAQVGNIVFAQDEVVIYRVAR, via the coding sequence GTGAATGGGTTGGCAGGTGAGGTTTTGGTCTGGTGGCTAACGGCGCAACTCTTTACCATCGTTGGCTGGCCGGCTGCTGTTCGGTTGTTTGGTCATCTTCCCGGTATGGCCTTTGCCTTTGCCCGCCCACTTGGCCTGCTGCTTACCGGATTTACCGCGTGGTTGCTGGCAATGCTCGGCTTGGGCCGCTTCGAGTTACCACTGATTGTGATCTGCCTGCTCATCATTGGTGTGAGCGGCTGGTTCTGGTTATGGCGAGACACACAACGTTGCTTACCGCCACTCAATGCGGTGATAAGCGGTGAAACGATCTTCCTCATCACGCTCATCGGGATGGTCTGGCTGCGGGCACACGACCCCACACCGTGGGGAACCGAGCGTCCGATGGATTTTGCCTTTTTCAATGCCATCCAGCGAAGTAGCCTTTTTCCACCCAAAGACCCGTGGCTGGCCGGATACAGCATTAACTACTACTATTTCGGTTATCTACTGATGGCTGTTCCGGCGATGGTGAGTGGCTTACCATCGGCAACAGCGTACAACCTGGCCCTCGCACTGTTGGCCGGAATGACAGCACAGGGTGCTGCCGGTCTCATTGAGGTACTATTGAACCTGCTTCGACGACCACCACCCGGCTTTATCCGGAGCACACTCGGCATCTTGGGTGCGCTCATGATCCTGGTTGCCGGCAATCAATCGGGAGCAATCCAGGTCATTGTAGGTGACGAACGGGCAGTGGTACTTGATGACCGTCAGTTGATGACGGCATTGGGGCAGGCATTGCGGGGTGAATCCGTCATTGTGTTGCCATATCCGACGAACGCACAGGATTTTGGTGTGGTAGAGGGCTGGCGGCGATCTGACAAATGGAACAACTTTAATTGGTGGTGGCCATCGCGTTCGTTGTGGGATAGCTACACCATTGCTGGTGAACCGCCACGGCGTGAGCGCCGCTATACGATTACCGAGTTCCCCTTCTTTAGCCTGCGGCTTGGCGACATGCATCCACATGTGATGGCATTGCCTTTCGCAACTCTGGCAATCGGTCTGGCACTGGCGGTTAGTACGCTGGCAGGTTCTGGCCATGCACCGACCAACACTGGCAACCGGCGTACCGACTGGTTCATCCGCATCTTACACGGGATCATCCTGGGAAGTCTGTATGCGATAAACAGTTGGGAATTACCAACCTACCTCCTGCTCTACTGGGGAAGTCTGGCGCTTGTATACTGGCAATCACATGCGGTATTTCGGTGGTGGCAATGGCTCCGCGAGGTTGTTATCAGCATCCTCATCGCTGCTGTCATGTTTCTCCCTTTTCACCTCACCTTTCGAGCGCCGGTTGGCAGTGCAACTCCCTGGCTCGATATACCTCTGCTTGGACGGCTAACCAGCATTATCGGCATTTACCTTGGTGAGCGGAGCGGCTGGCACACTTTCGTCATTATCTTTGGCCTGATGGCCCTGCCGATTATTGCTGGTAGTTACCTCTACCCATCCGGTGTGGCAAACGTCACCGAGTCTGAGGCAGCAACACCCCGCTGGTTACGCTGGTTGCCACTGATACTCTTGATCGGTGGTCTCCTGGTCGGCTTTCCACTGCTCGCACTTAGTGGTCTGGCAGCGTACACCGGGTGGCGTGCGCTTACCGCATCTGACAGCGGATTTCGTTTTGGTATGCTGGTCACAGCTCTCGGCAGTATCATTCTATTGGCTGTTGAAATCATCTACATCCGTGATGTCTTTGAGGGCTTATCGGCCCGGATGAATACCGTTTTCAAGTTCTACTATCAGGTCTGGCTGCTCTGGAGTATCCTGGCACCGGTCGCGCTCTGGTGGGTTTGGATGCAGGCGAATGGTTGGCGTCGCCTTGTCGCTAGCCTAGTCAGTGCTGGTACACTGCTGCTACTGACCGGTGCATTTATCTATCCATGGCTTGTCGTGCGCGATATAGCGCAAGGGCCACTGATCGGGCTAAACGGTTATACCCCTCGTGAACAAACGGCAGCAGGAGCGGCGGCAATTGCCTGGTTGCGTCGTCACGCACCGGCAGGCAGTGTCGTCCTCGAAGCGGTAGCGGTGGAAAACGAAGCAGCAGTCGCAGCAGGACGTGAGGCGCCGCGTTGTGGTGGTTCGTACAACTGGCAGGGTTTTGGTGGGGTAGCCGCAGCAAGTGGCTACCCCACAGTACTGGGATGGGTAGGCCACGAGATGCAATGGCGTGGCGGCGACCCCAAGGCGCTCGCCGAGCTAGGGCCGCGTTGCATCGCTGTTGATACCATCTATCGAAGTGGTGATCTCAACCGAATTCGCTCGTTGATCGAACAGTACGACATCGATTACATTTACGTTGGCGGATTAGAGCGTGAACGATATCCAACCGAAAGTCTGGCAATCCTGGCGCAGGTCGGAAATATCGTATTTGCCCAAGATGAAGTCGTTATCTATCGGGTAGCGCGGTAG
- a CDS encoding DUF2298 domain-containing protein, whose amino-acid sequence MRTTVRQAITRYRAWVVRLGLTAILLLGIYFRTLNLFDWDSRTGQHPDERFFTYVASTVRLPGAIGEFYDSSRSPLNPRNYEQFPLYVYGPLPIMLTRVVAVMLTPAEVLPAQVPTIAGPPRVGANPTVPTEKRTDYGPLVNNPERNWPRLIPLIWWLNPDRVDLTSYGQIVNVGRALAAGFDVGSILIVYLIGRRLFNRKIALLAALLTALTVMHIQQSHFFVDPAFSTFFCLLGLYWTVRVAQGGGIGSYLALGLSIGAATANRITMATLGGLAIVATIIAAQRALRGRSWSELVNRWLQREIWLLILAGSISLVAFRALAPDAFIGSRPDSPLIDGPSFLHGAGFFDIRLDPRFRENLTTVRALVTGEYDFPPGQQWVGRPAYFFPWINMVLWGMGPFLGLAAWGGWLLFAGRYVRRGWQWAVHPAPLIGRSWHPAWVLWCWVAFYFGWQGNQFAITMRYLLPIYGALTILASWVLVVLARWARWRLCTPPHTRIANRLQRIGLIATRILFWSARYAFPVVLVATALWAYAFSRIYTVPHSRVQAARWLAEHAPAGSSVMYERWDDPLPLQATRTAAWNVTFFGIESSPYAEDEPVKYFGRGDEPGLLDQLDQADYITLTSNRVYDSTSRLRMRYPALMRYYHYLFNGELGFELVAEITSYPTILGIRIPDWMAEEAFSVYDHPRVLIFRKTPLYSRERAERLITEHVEWGEVYKSPLLIADRNLTALRLTESIWPRYTKSGDWWSWLGRAPFTALWWMFWLEALALAVFAVIGPRLRHLPDSGFSLAKILGLLLVAYLAWLGGSLRLVPFSPTTLWSIGLIVLALGGVSGWRERAILRRIWQERWPVLFTAEIIFLGFLLLGITLRWLNPDLWHPARGGEKPMDFAYLNAVLRSAAFPPLDPWHAGGYINYYYFGFVLVGALIHLSGVAPAVGYNLGVATIFALTALGAFGVVYNLIAPRTPQSRRNYAALIAGGIAPALMLLIGNLAQAGWFLSGYAAEQMGKGRYEWAFWDATRIVPGTINEFPFFTFLFADLHAHMLVMPLSLASLGLALAWMRQGTVRHWWIIGWLGLVAGAIRATNTWDYPTFVGLAGIMLALVSGRHWRRAGWGWPATGLAAIAVGIAPALIGNLLFAPFIANFVTESSGIAFWQGPGFSLLETIINAERTTAGQLFTIGGHWVIIWLLGIGLWAWRRRETLLIVIGSLAFWVLALILNLVAVLPLLVMLVVTAWVLWRIRNQAIRFVVPVLWTLAGIGLWAMVEVVVVRGDVGRMNTVFKFGIHSWMLLALAAAATIPWGWAATRLLAPHWCWLLRAIGGLVLAAGLVYPLTATPARIADRWNPDAPRTLDGAAFLSSINAVQHGPAYSLDEDAAVIDWLRRNAHGTPIILEAHQPSYQWAGRIATFTGLPTLLGWEWHQIQQRSAVNATPVINYRQQIIATIYNTPDPDVALAALRRYGVEYVYVGGVERQLYSAEGLAKFNTLIERGALERVFQAGQSVLYRVLTPGQPQMLTNDLPIRPPTVRTTPALELMQPVQQLPAVGRLGWNTVLSEQQWLAIIAWLGVWYIIAGLGILPAYAALGHHGLAWARPIGLIMLGYAIWLPTSLGVWRYDNVGVAGGLAIIGLVSVVLWWRGVRPDWTSMRAIIPGELIFMVSFALMVGIRSLNPDLWHPIWGGEKPMEQGFLNAILRSPAMPPYDPFYSNGYINYYYYGLYLMSLPIKLLGLDSAIGFNLALATLYGMLLAGAYELGTRLGERRRYGIVALALIGLVGNLTSLIPAGWSQGVNGLRLLLNGDITLLSDWFVGPSRVIPNTINEFPLFSFLYADLHPHLIALPLSLLAIACGWQLIRRPSKALWALSALTLGTLAVTNSWDFPTYGLLSGLALIAGAVRRHGWRWQPLALAVVHAIGLGVGSLLLFTPFFDRYWPMVRGLGFVTAGGTLPFDYFLIYGLPLIIVVPVIIGAAVQRWYSRIQAKPGMLLVSGLGIVIILSAAFPELALRLCLLIVFLLTTALLVRRAAGAPAWYALFLAWMAWAVSLGIETVYIRDHLDGSEWYRMNTVFKFGLHIWVLLGLAAAGLLPRLLRHLMVRHGTGVMAAGIAVIAIPALIAGSYLPVAIPSRIATRFAVDTGPTLDGMAFMEQATFTYDCNAFGGCEPNTTAVQIDLRGDAAAIRWLQQQIDGTPVVLQSSLWFYRAYGIRVAAATGLPTVISALHADEQRDPIITGRRVRDVETFFTTTNPEVALRILARYDVDYVYIGGVERAFYPTGLAKFAMLRDRYLRPVYEHDGVTIYAVPPLPDSYRFLSAETPPVAPPPPPPPNEPVIDLSELEAAVAAQPTNAPLAFGLADAYRRQGRLAEAAQILATAAAANPNDVGLHHLWGDILADAGRYEEAEQAYLAAIKASPTAGNYNKLATALLDWGWLDKAEIALGQAMSADPNVPDPYFQLARLFLARNQPRLAQDALQRYLQLAPDGRFAAEARQMLAQLNGGQP is encoded by the coding sequence GTGAGAACTACTGTGCGACAGGCTATCACCCGTTATCGGGCATGGGTCGTCCGCCTTGGGCTGACGGCCATTTTACTACTGGGAATCTATTTTCGGACTCTCAACCTCTTCGACTGGGATTCGCGAACCGGTCAACATCCCGATGAGCGTTTTTTTACCTACGTTGCCTCAACGGTTCGTCTACCAGGCGCCATCGGTGAATTCTACGACTCCAGCCGCTCACCGCTTAATCCGCGTAACTATGAGCAGTTTCCGCTATATGTCTATGGGCCATTGCCCATTATGCTCACGCGGGTTGTGGCAGTAATGCTGACTCCGGCTGAAGTATTGCCAGCCCAAGTGCCGACCATCGCCGGGCCACCGCGAGTAGGGGCGAATCCGACAGTACCAACCGAAAAACGCACTGATTATGGGCCACTGGTGAATAATCCCGAACGAAACTGGCCACGTTTGATCCCTCTTATCTGGTGGTTGAATCCGGACAGAGTTGACCTCACCAGCTATGGTCAGATTGTCAATGTTGGGCGAGCGTTGGCAGCAGGGTTTGATGTTGGGAGCATCCTAATCGTCTATCTGATTGGGCGACGTTTATTCAACCGCAAGATTGCGCTCCTAGCGGCACTGCTGACTGCACTTACGGTAATGCACATTCAGCAAAGTCATTTCTTTGTTGACCCCGCCTTCTCAACCTTTTTTTGTCTATTGGGGCTGTACTGGACGGTGCGAGTTGCACAAGGAGGCGGTATCGGCTCGTATCTAGCCCTCGGTCTCAGCATTGGCGCGGCTACAGCCAACCGCATTACGATGGCGACTCTTGGTGGGTTGGCAATTGTGGCAACCATTATTGCCGCACAACGAGCCTTGCGCGGACGTAGCTGGAGCGAGCTTGTCAATCGCTGGTTGCAACGTGAAATCTGGTTGCTCATCTTGGCCGGTAGTATCTCGTTAGTGGCATTTCGGGCACTGGCCCCTGATGCGTTCATTGGCTCACGGCCTGACTCACCACTCATTGATGGACCATCATTCTTGCACGGGGCCGGATTCTTTGATATTCGACTCGATCCCAGGTTTCGCGAGAATCTGACAACAGTGCGGGCGCTGGTTACCGGTGAATACGACTTTCCCCCTGGGCAGCAGTGGGTTGGTCGACCGGCATACTTCTTCCCGTGGATCAATATGGTCTTGTGGGGGATGGGGCCGTTCCTTGGTCTGGCTGCCTGGGGCGGTTGGTTACTTTTTGCCGGTCGGTACGTTCGGCGTGGCTGGCAATGGGCAGTGCATCCTGCACCGTTGATCGGACGTTCGTGGCATCCGGCATGGGTGTTGTGGTGTTGGGTGGCTTTCTATTTCGGGTGGCAAGGCAATCAGTTCGCGATCACGATGCGGTATTTGTTGCCAATCTACGGTGCACTCACGATCCTGGCCTCCTGGGTGCTGGTCGTGTTGGCGCGCTGGGCGCGGTGGCGACTATGTACACCGCCGCATACCAGGATCGCCAACCGGCTACAGCGCATTGGCTTGATAGCGACACGTATCCTGTTCTGGTCGGCCAGGTATGCGTTCCCTGTAGTATTGGTAGCAACGGCATTATGGGCATATGCCTTCTCGCGTATCTATACCGTTCCTCATTCTCGGGTACAGGCAGCACGCTGGCTAGCCGAGCACGCGCCTGCCGGTAGCTCGGTCATGTATGAGCGCTGGGATGATCCGTTGCCGTTGCAGGCAACGAGAACCGCAGCCTGGAACGTTACCTTCTTCGGTATTGAGTCATCACCGTATGCCGAAGATGAACCGGTTAAATACTTTGGTCGTGGGGATGAACCTGGGCTGCTCGATCAGCTCGATCAGGCTGATTACATTACGCTGACCAGCAATCGGGTCTACGACAGCACCTCACGGCTGCGTATGCGTTATCCGGCGTTAATGCGCTACTATCATTATCTTTTCAACGGTGAACTCGGTTTTGAGTTAGTCGCGGAGATTACCTCATATCCAACGATACTCGGCATTCGCATCCCTGATTGGATGGCGGAAGAGGCGTTTAGCGTCTATGACCATCCGCGTGTGTTGATCTTCCGTAAGACACCGCTGTATAGTCGCGAACGGGCTGAGCGACTGATTACCGAGCATGTGGAATGGGGGGAAGTGTACAAATCGCCGTTGTTAATTGCCGACCGGAATCTAACCGCACTGCGCCTAACCGAGAGCATCTGGCCGCGTTATACGAAGAGTGGAGACTGGTGGTCATGGCTAGGAAGAGCGCCGTTTACCGCACTATGGTGGATGTTCTGGCTCGAAGCACTGGCCCTAGCCGTCTTTGCGGTGATTGGGCCACGGTTACGCCACCTTCCCGATAGTGGTTTCAGTCTGGCAAAAATCCTGGGATTATTGCTGGTAGCGTATCTGGCGTGGCTAGGGGGTAGCTTGCGCCTGGTACCGTTTAGTCCAACAACCCTCTGGTCAATTGGGCTGATCGTACTGGCGCTCGGCGGGGTATCCGGCTGGCGCGAACGAGCGATTCTGCGCCGCATCTGGCAAGAACGCTGGCCGGTTCTGTTCACAGCAGAAATTATCTTTTTGGGCTTTTTGCTGCTCGGTATCACGTTACGCTGGTTGAATCCAGATCTCTGGCATCCGGCACGTGGCGGCGAGAAACCAATGGATTTCGCCTATCTGAATGCGGTCTTACGCAGTGCAGCTTTCCCTCCACTCGATCCGTGGCATGCTGGTGGCTACATCAATTACTACTATTTCGGATTTGTGCTGGTTGGCGCGCTCATTCACCTCAGCGGGGTTGCGCCGGCGGTCGGATACAATCTGGGGGTTGCGACCATCTTCGCGCTAACCGCGTTGGGCGCCTTTGGTGTTGTGTATAACCTGATAGCACCTCGTACCCCTCAATCCCGACGGAACTATGCAGCGTTGATCGCGGGCGGAATAGCGCCAGCATTAATGTTGCTGATCGGGAACCTGGCTCAGGCTGGCTGGTTTTTGAGCGGCTACGCAGCCGAGCAGATGGGTAAGGGCCGCTACGAGTGGGCGTTCTGGGATGCCACCCGAATTGTGCCAGGAACGATTAACGAATTCCCCTTTTTCACCTTCTTGTTTGCCGATCTCCATGCCCATATGCTCGTGATGCCGCTCAGTCTCGCTTCATTAGGTTTGGCACTGGCGTGGATGCGGCAGGGAACGGTACGTCACTGGTGGATCATCGGCTGGTTAGGACTGGTTGCAGGCGCCATTCGGGCAACCAATACCTGGGATTACCCCACCTTTGTCGGCTTGGCCGGGATTATGCTGGCTCTGGTAAGTGGACGGCATTGGCGACGAGCAGGATGGGGCTGGCCTGCAACAGGTCTGGCTGCAATCGCCGTCGGTATTGCACCGGCACTGATCGGTAATCTGCTCTTTGCTCCATTCATTGCCAACTTCGTCACCGAGTCGAGCGGGATTGCATTCTGGCAAGGGCCTGGCTTCTCTCTGCTCGAGACCATTATCAACGCCGAACGCACGACTGCCGGTCAACTGTTTACCATTGGCGGTCACTGGGTAATTATCTGGCTCTTGGGAATCGGATTGTGGGCGTGGCGTCGGCGTGAAACACTCTTGATAGTGATTGGGTCACTGGCGTTCTGGGTATTAGCGCTAATACTCAATTTAGTGGCAGTGCTACCGCTCCTGGTTATGCTGGTGGTAACTGCCTGGGTCCTGTGGCGCATCCGAAATCAGGCCATCAGATTTGTGGTACCGGTACTCTGGACGTTAGCAGGGATCGGCTTGTGGGCGATGGTTGAGGTGGTGGTCGTGCGCGGTGATGTTGGCCGCATGAACACCGTCTTCAAATTCGGCATCCACTCGTGGATGTTGCTGGCGCTGGCTGCGGCTGCCACAATACCGTGGGGATGGGCAGCGACCCGGCTCTTGGCACCACACTGGTGCTGGCTGTTACGAGCAATCGGTGGGTTGGTTCTGGCTGCCGGTCTGGTATACCCGTTGACCGCAACACCGGCAAGAATTGCCGATCGCTGGAATCCGGACGCGCCACGTACCCTGGATGGCGCAGCGTTTCTGAGCAGCATCAACGCAGTGCAACATGGCCCTGCGTATTCGCTCGATGAAGATGCCGCCGTCATTGACTGGTTACGGCGCAATGCGCACGGCACACCGATAATCCTCGAAGCTCACCAACCGTCGTACCAGTGGGCAGGACGTATCGCTACCTTCACCGGCCTGCCTACACTGCTCGGTTGGGAATGGCATCAGATTCAGCAGCGAAGTGCGGTGAATGCAACACCGGTGATCAATTATCGCCAACAGATCATTGCGACCATCTACAATACGCCTGATCCAGATGTCGCGCTGGCAGCGCTGCGCCGATATGGTGTCGAATACGTCTACGTTGGTGGTGTCGAACGGCAGCTCTACAGTGCTGAGGGATTGGCGAAGTTTAATACCCTGATAGAGCGTGGTGCGCTCGAGCGCGTCTTTCAGGCAGGCCAGAGCGTCTTGTACCGAGTACTCACACCTGGTCAACCTCAGATGCTCACCAACGATCTCCCGATCAGACCGCCGACCGTGCGCACAACGCCAGCCCTGGAATTGATGCAACCCGTTCAACAACTTCCCGCAGTTGGTCGCTTGGGATGGAATACCGTGCTAAGCGAGCAGCAGTGGCTGGCAATTATTGCCTGGCTGGGGGTCTGGTATATCATTGCTGGCTTGGGTATCTTACCGGCATACGCCGCCCTGGGTCATCACGGCCTGGCATGGGCGCGTCCGATCGGGCTGATCATGCTCGGTTACGCCATTTGGCTACCGACCAGTCTTGGCGTATGGCGATACGACAACGTCGGTGTTGCAGGTGGGCTGGCAATCATTGGGTTGGTAAGTGTCGTGCTCTGGTGGCGTGGGGTACGGCCCGATTGGACATCCATGCGGGCGATTATCCCTGGTGAACTGATCTTCATGGTCAGCTTTGCACTGATGGTTGGCATACGGTCGCTCAACCCCGATCTATGGCATCCGATTTGGGGCGGCGAAAAACCGATGGAGCAAGGCTTTCTGAATGCTATCTTGCGCAGTCCGGCGATGCCGCCCTACGATCCGTTCTATAGCAACGGCTACATCAACTACTACTACTATGGTCTCTATCTGATGTCATTGCCGATAAAACTGCTCGGCCTCGATTCAGCAATAGGGTTCAATCTGGCGCTGGCAACCCTGTATGGTATGCTGCTGGCCGGCGCTTACGAATTAGGGACACGGCTCGGCGAACGTCGGCGATACGGCATCGTTGCGCTGGCCCTGATCGGGCTAGTTGGCAATCTCACCAGCCTGATTCCTGCCGGTTGGTCGCAGGGAGTAAACGGACTGCGCCTGCTGTTAAACGGAGACATAACATTACTAAGTGACTGGTTTGTTGGGCCGAGCCGGGTGATTCCAAACACGATCAACGAGTTTCCGCTGTTTAGTTTTCTTTATGCCGACCTGCATCCACATCTGATTGCCTTACCGTTATCACTGCTGGCGATTGCCTGTGGCTGGCAGTTGATACGTCGCCCTAGCAAGGCACTTTGGGCACTCAGTGCATTAACATTGGGAACGTTGGCGGTTACCAACTCGTGGGACTTTCCAACATACGGGCTGCTCAGTGGATTGGCGCTCATTGCTGGCGCTGTTCGTCGCCACGGTTGGCGTTGGCAACCACTCGCCCTTGCCGTTGTGCACGCGATAGGTCTGGGGGTCGGATCATTACTCCTCTTTACGCCATTTTTCGATCGTTACTGGCCGATGGTACGTGGCCTTGGATTCGTCACGGCTGGCGGTACCCTACCATTCGACTATTTCCTCATCTACGGCCTACCACTCATCATCGTAGTACCGGTCATCATTGGCGCGGCAGTACAGCGCTGGTATAGCCGAATACAGGCGAAACCGGGGATGCTGCTGGTAAGCGGATTGGGGATCGTCATCATTCTGAGTGCGGCGTTCCCCGAACTTGCTCTGCGTTTGTGCTTGCTGATCGTGTTCCTCCTCACCACAGCGTTGTTGGTCCGACGGGCAGCAGGAGCACCAGCATGGTATGCGTTATTCCTGGCCTGGATGGCCTGGGCGGTATCACTAGGCATCGAGACCGTGTACATCCGCGATCATCTCGATGGCAGCGAATGGTACCGCATGAACACCGTATTTAAGTTCGGCCTGCATATTTGGGTGTTGTTAGGACTGGCGGCCGCCGGTCTCTTACCCAGACTCTTACGTCACCTGATGGTGCGTCACGGTACCGGCGTAATGGCAGCCGGCATCGCAGTTATCGCCATTCCGGCACTGATTGCCGGGAGTTACTTACCGGTTGCTATTCCATCACGGATTGCGACCCGTTTTGCGGTTGATACCGGACCAACGCTCGATGGCATGGCCTTTATGGAACAGGCAACGTTTACCTACGATTGCAACGCTTTTGGCGGGTGTGAACCGAACACGACCGCAGTGCAGATTGATTTACGCGGTGATGCAGCCGCAATTCGCTGGCTGCAACAGCAGATCGACGGCACGCCGGTTGTCTTGCAATCGAGTCTCTGGTTCTATCGGGCCTACGGGATTCGGGTTGCGGCTGCTACCGGTTTACCAACGGTGATCAGTGCTCTGCATGCCGATGAACAGCGTGACCCGATAATAACCGGCAGACGAGTGCGCGATGTTGAAACATTCTTTACTACCACCAATCCAGAGGTTGCTTTACGGATTCTGGCCCGGTATGATGTTGATTATGTCTATATTGGTGGTGTGGAGCGCGCCTTCTATCCGACCGGGTTAGCCAAGTTTGCCATGTTGCGCGATCGCTACCTGCGCCCAGTGTACGAGCACGACGGAGTGACGATTTACGCTGTGCCACCGTTACCCGATAGTTATCGCTTCTTAAGCGCCGAAACACCACCGGTTGCGCCTCCGCCACCGCCGCCGCCAAATGAACCGGTGATTGATCTCTCTGAACTTGAAGCGGCAGTGGCTGCGCAGCCAACCAATGCACCACTGGCATTTGGCCTCGCCGATGCCTATCGTCGCCAGGGGCGACTCGCAGAGGCAGCTCAGATATTGGCGACGGCTGCGGCAGCCAACCCAAACGATGTCGGACTACATCATCTTTGGGGCGACATTTTAGCCGATGCCGGACGGTATGAAGAAGCGGAGCAAGCCTACCTAGCGGCAATCAAGGCCAGCCCAACAGCCGGGAATTACAACAAACTGGCAACGGCGCTGCTTGATTGGGGATGGCTAGATAAAGCGGAGATTGCACTTGGGCAGGCAATGAGCGCTGATCCAAACGTACCCGACCCCTACTTCCAACTGGCACGCCTCTTTCTGGCCCGTAATCAGCCGCGACTGGCGCAAGATGCGTTGCAGCGCTATCTGCAACTGGCGCCAGACGGACGTTTTGCTGCCGAAGCCCGACAGATGCTGGCTCAGCTCAACGGAGGACAGCCGTGA
- a CDS encoding ferredoxin, which produces MIRIYICLGPHCRRRGSADILSTLEQELRQANLLERIECIAGGCQDRCALGPNLLIYPGGRRMHGVALQAIGSLVAQLIDGGV; this is translated from the coding sequence ATGATTCGTATTTACATCTGTCTTGGCCCCCATTGCCGTCGTCGGGGATCAGCCGACATCCTGTCAACGCTCGAACAAGAACTCCGCCAGGCTAATTTGTTGGAACGGATCGAGTGTATCGCAGGCGGCTGTCAGGATCGCTGTGCGCTAGGACCGAATCTGCTCATCTATCCGGGCGGACGGCGGATGCACGGAGTCGCATTGCAGGCAATAGGGTCACTTGTAGCACAGCTTATCGATGGCGGTGTATAA
- a CDS encoding 2-oxoacid:ferredoxin oxidoreductase subunit beta, whose protein sequence is MTAVPITTPPVVYKPSDYRSDLKPIWCPGCGDFGVLAAIQQALAATQINPKDLAVVSGIGCSSRLPGFLQAYGLHTVHGRALPAAIGLKIARPDLTVMAVGGDGDFFSIGLGHLPHAARRDLDITVVVMDNAIYGLTKGQTSPTSPRGHVTKSTPYGQSAQPLHPLAIVLSSGASFVARGFSSQPKQLAELIKAGLEHRGFSFIHVLSPCVTFYDTYKLYKELVYNLPEDHDPSDIDAAMHYAVERERLPLGIFYRRPPLEPLPRPTPKPFNTQAYLERFRV, encoded by the coding sequence ATGACTGCTGTACCAATTACCACGCCGCCCGTTGTTTACAAACCGTCCGATTACCGCAGCGATCTGAAACCGATCTGGTGTCCAGGTTGTGGTGATTTCGGCGTTTTGGCCGCCATTCAGCAGGCGTTGGCCGCGACGCAAATTAATCCGAAGGATCTGGCTGTGGTCTCCGGTATCGGTTGTAGTTCACGACTACCCGGCTTTTTGCAGGCATACGGATTGCATACGGTACACGGTCGTGCATTACCGGCAGCAATCGGGCTGAAAATTGCCCGCCCCGATTTGACCGTGATGGCAGTGGGTGGTGATGGCGATTTCTTCAGTATCGGGCTGGGGCATTTACCACACGCTGCACGGCGTGATCTAGATATTACCGTTGTGGTGATGGATAACGCAATTTATGGCCTGACGAAAGGGCAGACGTCTCCGACCTCACCACGCGGACATGTGACCAAGAGCACGCCTTACGGTCAATCAGCCCAGCCTCTTCACCCACTAGCGATTGTATTGTCGAGCGGGGCTTCGTTTGTTGCCCGTGGTTTTTCGAGTCAGCCGAAGCAGTTGGCAGAACTGATTAAAGCCGGGCTTGAGCATCGCGGTTTTTCCTTTATCCATGTGTTAAGCCCATGCGTAACTTTTTACGATACGTATAAATTGTATAAGGAGCTGGTGTACAATCTGCCTGAAGATCACGATCCATCAGATATTGATGCAGCGATGCACTATGCGGTTGAGCGTGAACGACTACCGCTTGGTATTTTTTATCGTCGGCCACCGCTTGAGCCACTGCCTCGTCCAACTCCAAAGCCGTTTAATACCCAGGCTTATCTGGAACGCTTCCGGGTGTAG